One window from the genome of Parasteatoda tepidariorum isolate YZ-2023 chromosome 8, CAS_Ptep_4.0, whole genome shotgun sequence encodes:
- the LOC107452866 gene encoding uncharacterized protein: MSAGRKKDPIWVYYNEKIELGKKGSKAICNLCQKEMQGLVSRMKMHHEVCVAKNEVEKKKDCEQEKDALDVTATYNRGTDNKAQIESQNLPDPCNKRIQCDEDLTATDTDIKIKKFKTTGISPFIVKMPTNLKDTLDL, translated from the exons atgtctGCTGGAAGGAAAAAAGATCCCATTTGGGtctattataatgaaaaaattgagtTAGGAAAGAAAGGATCTAAAGCAATATGTAACTTATGCCAAAAAGAAATGCAAGGATTGGTATCAAGAATGAAAATGCATCATGAAGTGTGTGTAGCAAAAAATGAAgtagaaaagaagaaagattGTGAACAAGAAAAAGATGCtttag ATGTTACTGCTACTTACAACAGAGGAACAGATAATAAAGCTCAAATTGAAAGCCAAAATCTGCCAGATCCTTGTAATAAGCGTATTCAGTGTGATGAAGATTTGACTGCTACTGATACTGAcataaagataaagaaattcAAGACTACAGGTATTAGCCCATTTATAGTGAAAATGCCAACCAATCTTAAAGATACACTAGATTTGTAG
- the LOC122270374 gene encoding piggyBac transposable element-derived protein 3 produces MANATSRRKKYLSWDEIEQIMNESDDELSDDLSENSEELLIDDPPENSIEEDDDRDLTQDNVTSEYVEEPCENIAGPSNRPLKWKSNKMVLRGPMIDDDDLKADSNVMISPLESFLEYLNEDFWEQVSAETNLYSVQTRNHRSVDTTKFEIMKLAGIHILMGTLKYPQARLYWQKNLSIPLIAETMSRDRFFEIRKYIHFADNTMEHTADEKLWKVKLITNAVKEKCLSLPRPNHVSLDEQMIPFSGRCGFRQYVPSKPNPLGIKNFVLSARDGLVLDFQIYHGKGTVPPEDLKELGLGGGIVKLLSESIPRNSNRVIYTDRFFTGIKCADYLLRNGVYQTGTIMNNRLGAAGKKINRDKDIRRGDWDERVREDNEMCIVRWKDNKCVXINSDPVQLLIFIIFCFYHHNLQFVSIL; encoded by the exons ATGGCGAACGCTACAAGTCGTCGAAAAA AATATCTGTCTTGGGATGAGattgaacaaattatgaatgaaagtGACGATGAATTGTCTGACGATTTAAGTGAAAATTCTGAGGAGTTATTAATTGATGATCCTCCAGAAAATAGTATAGAAGAGGATGATGATAGAGATTTGACCCAAGATAACGTAACGTCAGAATATGTAGAGGAGCCATGTGAAAATATAGCGGGACCTTCTAACCGGCCTTTGAAGTGGAAATCtaacaa aATGGTTCTACGCGGACCAATGATTGATGATGATGATCTAAAAGCTGATTCTAATGTCATGATCAGCCCTTTGGAATcgtttttggaatatttaaatgaagatttttgGGAACAGGTATCAGCAGAAACGAATTTATATTCTGTACAAACACGCAATCATCGCTCTGTAGATACtaccaaatttgaaattatgaaacttGCTGGTATACATATACTTATGGGTACTTTGAAATACCCTCAAGCTAGATTGTACTGGCAAAAAAACTTATCTATACCATTGATTGCCGAAACAATGTCACGTgacagattttttgaaattcgtaAGTATATTCATTTTGCTGATAATACCATGGAGCATACTGCAGATGAAAAGCTATGGAAAGTAAAACTTATAACAAATGCCGTTAAAGAAAAGTGTTTGTCACTGCCTCGTCCAAACCACGTATCATTGGATGAGCAAATGATACCTTTCTCAGGACGTTGTGGATTTAGACAGTATGTACCGTCTAAACCAAATCCACttggcataaaaaattttgttttgtctgCTCGAGATGGCCTTgttcttgattttcaaatatatcatGGAAAAGGCACAGTACCGCCTGAGGATTTGAAGGAACTTGGTTTAGGCGGTGGCATTGTAAAGTTGCTGTCTGAAAGTATCCCAAGAAACTCAAATCGGGTGATTTACACTGATAGGTTTTTTACAGGAATTAAATGTGCTGACTATTTATTGAGAAACGGTGTGTACCAGACGGGTACAATTATGAATAACAGACTTGGAGCagcagggaaaaaaatcaatcgtGATAAAGATATTCGACGTGGAGATTGGGATGAAAGAGTGAGAGAAGACAATGAAATGTGCATAGTGAGATGGAAAGACAATAAATGTGTCNTTATTAATTCTGATCCGGTTCAACTGTTAATTTTCATCATCTTCTGTTTTTATCATCACAATCTTCAATTTGTCAGTATTCTTTAA